One stretch of Toxoplasma gondii ME49 chromosome XI, whole genome shotgun sequence DNA includes these proteins:
- a CDS encoding hypothetical protein (encoded by transcript TGME49_313130) encodes MAKKRKAGGAPPSRNAFEVLGNKKLRREVAGQKVKGSKRDAALATQKDQQRRSRALLQRGVAQASLGTAFADERFDASSRGGGEERLALQRLRLLAQRQQRENTRRRRSRGFALGDGEDELTHSGVPLAELEDDALQGSAGGALGGALGDIEETLEFPPELFFKEGFQGDDAQEETRPRTRKEIYREIIANSKEAKARLASEQRQQQALLEKLDDDYSDLLRHRDALFRPTKKQALDALLRKHVGTDSAGEKSGDALQAPAARDMKSASKAEATFSASSPLLLDVPASSSSASSASAAASSLSRQMCVADDFDALAASLRFDRRLPGTEKLLTAEEAQERKRKLLEKKERERTERMLQLGDEPVEEEDEEEAEEGEECSDHGEEADDDDEEKECSEDEEEGDEGDEDDENDEDDEDDEDDDEEVQEARTLLEDGSEDEDGSEEEDANEENECADDDPTETGEGEKEEGTDEDEENKDEEEEDKEEEEEDKEEDEEDKEEEEEEDQGEDVQREEAEEAGDRRGVGEQMATEADDEFMTEEEKKAALWMRNEAGEEGLSFQPSAPLTREAARSLLLPHPLKSQWKLLHRVRVLHFGDDAAGTQGMAQKEKKENVFRALLAYALDAHLAALASQRGFPLTELWDALHEHYLFFAEEREDVVFSFFFPLLVNMAARVAPQALPAQLFSLLSSSFSSDAAGDKILKQSGTKRGNAERTGEKALPRDAVHALSVASQDDASLPYPLLSVGESLKESSVVPPAPADLAVLHLLFLLCPLTDFRHPLLSCAFLLLDFFSSFFSSFSLALAAGVRPSLHRLPLPPLPTSEAAAALACSEAQKVRREAPSGSAENREGENRDLPQVHASLSGDRQPAEKRGDKDQVARAHGPIPPCLSPDAVDTCMQILLLQRMAMHASGRVFPSFFTLALALLRTLLEPEGRAEGQKPEKAKEKENSPFTDTDRIKMAQAVLATLRAQTTQMAEASPAAYVPVAHCLLPAAPFLHASILLSVLRSSPKAKQAAHAAARVDESDTTEAVLERLRDSPFFPLLTNFRRFWRESESILKKPLVPLSLYHTAEKVGLTLLTPRYVEPAMLRRRGASSATDDTREDFEELRREKRQANEMRRHVGRMLRRDAAFLVAQKGRKEVHRKRRNADRQKEILGILEQDQVEYKKLKTTGGTMDTSLAAYRPSKCKKKKRMAGNQQEAQIQHG; translated from the exons atggcgaagaagagaaaagcaggaggAGCGCCGCCCTCCAGGAATGCCTTCGAAGTCTTAGGAAACAAGAAactgagaagagaagtcgcCGGGCAAAAGGTGAAAGGTAGCAAGCGCGATGCGGCTCTTGCAACTCAGAAAGACCAGCAGCGG CGGTCTCGCGCTCTGCTGCAGAGAGGCGTCGCCCAGGCGAGCCTCGGCACGGCGTTCGCGGACGAGCGCTTCGACGCCTCGAgccgaggaggaggcgaagagcgactcgcgctgcagcgcctgcgccttctcgcccagcgccagcagagagagaatacgaggaggaggcggagccgcggcttcgctctcggagacggcgaagacgaactGACCCACAGTGGTGTGCCTTTGGCCGAACTGGAGGACGACGCCCTACAAGGCAGCGCCGGCGGCGCTCTAGGCGGAGCTCTTGGCGACATCGAGG AGACTCTGGAGTTTCCACCCGAACTGTTCTTCAAGGAAGGCTTCCAAGGCGACGACgcacaagaagaaacgaggccTCGGACCAGAAAAGAAATCTACCGGGAAATCATTGCCAAcagcaaagaagcgaaggcgcgg cTTGCAAGTGAACAGCGTCAGCAGCAGGCGCTGTTGGAGAAGCTCGACGATGACTACTCGGATCTGCTGCGTCATCGAGATGCGCTGTTTcggccgacgaagaagca GGCCCTCGACGCGCTTCTGCGAAAGCATGTCGGAACCGACTCTGCTGGGGAGAAGTCAGGAGACGCTCTGCAGGCGCCGGCAGCGCGCGACATGAAATCTGCGAGCAAAGCAGAAGCGAcattttctgcttcttctcctctccttctggaTGTCCCCGCCtcatcttcgtctgcttcgtctgcctcagctgctgcttcttctctctcgcggcaGATGTGTGTAGCAGACGACTTCGATGCGCTTGCCGCTTCCCTGCGCTTCGACCGGCGACTCCCGGGGACAGAGAAACTCTTGACGGCTGAAGAGGCTcaggaacgaaagagaaaacttcttgaaaagaaggaaagagaacgcaCAGAGCGAATGCTTCAGCTGGGTGATGAGCCtgtagaagaagaagacgaggaagaggcagaagaaggggaagaatgCAGTGACCATGGTGAAGAGGCTGATGACGATGATGAAGAAAAGGAATgtagcgaagacgaagaagagggagatgaaggagaTGAAGATGATGAAAACGATGAAGATGATGAAGACGATGAAGATGATGACGAAGAGGTGCAGGAGGCACGAACGCTGTTGGAAGACGGGAGTGAAGATGAAGACGGGagtgaggaggaagacgcgaacgAGGAAAATGAATGCGCAGACGACGATCCgacagagacgggagaaggcgaaaaggaggaaggaacagacgaagacgaggaaaacaaggatgaagaagaggaagacaaggaagaagaagaggaagacaaggaagaagacgaagaagacaaggaagaagaagaggaagaagatcaAGGTGAGGACGttcaaagagaagaagctgaagaagcaggagatcGTAGGGGAGTTGGCGAACAAATGGCTACAGAAGCGGACGATGAGTTCAtgacggaggaggagaagaaagcagcgtTATGGATGCGGAacgaggcaggcgaagaaggccttTCGTTCCAGCCCTCAGCGCCTCTCACTCGAGAAGCTGctcgctcgcttctcctcccgcATCCTCTGAAGTCGCAGTGGAAGCTTCTCCACCG cGTGAGAGTTCTCCACTTTGGAGACGACGCAGCGGGGACGCAGGGTATggcacagaaagagaagaaagaaaacgtcTTCCGTGCTCTCCTGGCCTACGCCCTCGACGCTCATCTCGCTGCGCTCGCCTCTCAACGCG GATTTCCTCTGACGGAGCTTTGGGACGCTCTGCACGAGCACTACTTGTTTTtcgcagaagagcgagaagacgttgtcttctccttcttctttcctctcttggtGAACATGGCAGCGCGAGTGGCTCCGCAAGCGCTGCCCGCccagttgttttctcttctctcctcttccttctcatcGGACGCGGCCGGGGACAAGATCTTGAAGCAAAGCGGCACAAAGCGgggaaacgcggagagaactggagagaaggctcTGCCGCGAGATgcggtgcatgcgctctctgtcgcttctcaagacgacgcgtctctgccgtaccctctcctgtctgtcgGCGAGTCCCTGAAGGAGTCTTCGGTCGTGCCTCCGGCTCCCGCAGATCTCGCAGTTCTGCAccttttgtttcttctttgtcctcTGACGGATTTTCGACACCCTCTGCTGTCTTgcgcctttctgcttctggatttcttctcaagcttcttctcctcgttctctctcgccctcgcaGCCGGAGTCCGACCTTCCCTCCATAGGCTGCCTCTCCCGCCGCTGCCAACTTCCGAGGCTGCTGCGGCGCTGGCCTGCAGCGAAGCTCAGAAGGTCAGACGAGAGGCGCCATCGGGCAgtgcagagaacagagaaggcgaaaaccGGGATCTGCCGCAGGTccatgcgtctctctcgggagacagacaaccggctgagaaacgcggagacaaGGACCAGGTTGCGCGCGCTCACGGGCCGATACCCCCCTGTCTTTCCCCAGACGCGGTCGacacttgcatgcaaatTCTACTTCTCCAACGCATGGCGATGCATGCCTCAGGCCGCGTCTTCCcgtccttcttcactctcgcactcgctctccttcgcaCCCTGCTGGAACCGGAAGGACGCGCCGAGGGACAGAAGCCTGAAAAAGCtaaagaaaaagaaaactcaCCCTTCACGGACACAGACCGAATCAAAATGGCCCAAGCTGTCCTAGCCACACTTCGTGCACAAACCACCCAAATG gCCGAGGCCTCGCCAGCGGCGTACGTTCCTGTTGCACACTGCCTGCTGCCTGCGGCGCCTTTTCTCCACGCGTCGATCCTCTTGTCTGTCCTCCGAAGTTCGCCGAAAGCCAAGcaggcagcgcatgcagcggcccGCGTGGATGAATCTGACACGACAGAAGCCGTTCTTGAGCGCCTGAGAGATTCGCCATTTTTCCCTCTGCTGACCAACTTCAGACGATTCTGGAGAGAGTCCGAGTCGATTCTGAAGAagcctctcgttcctctcagCCTCTACCACACCGCCGAAAAG GTAGGCCTCACGCTGTTGACTCCGCGCTACGTGGAGCCTGCTATGCTTCGGCGCCGCGGCGCTTCCTCGGCGACTGACGACACCCGTGAGGACTTTGAAGAGttgcgaagagagaagcgacaagcGAACGAAATGCGGAGACACGTTGGCCGCATGCTGCGCCGAGATGCGGCGTTTCTGGTGGCGCAGAAAGGACGCAAAGAAGTCCACCGAAAGCGACGAAACGCAGACCGACAGAAGGAGATCCTCGGCATCCTCGAGCAAGACCAAGTCGAATACAAAAAGCTCAAAACCACGG GTGGTACCATGGATACTTCACTCGCCGCGTATCGTCCCAGCAAatgcaagaagaagaagcgtaTGGCGGGCAACCAGCAAGAAGCCCAGATACAGCACGGCTAG